A stretch of the Orcinus orca chromosome 1, mOrcOrc1.1, whole genome shotgun sequence genome encodes the following:
- the IL20 gene encoding LOW QUALITY PROTEIN: interleukin-20 (The sequence of the model RefSeq protein was modified relative to this genomic sequence to represent the inferred CDS: substituted 1 base at 1 genomic stop codon) — MKGSGLPLCLLSAVFYVFWTPSARLKTLHLGSCVITTTLQAIRGGFSEIQDRQPKDEIIDLRILRKTQPLQDTKPAGQCCLLRHILRLYLDRVFKNXQTPDHRILQKISGLANSFLTIKKDLCLCHAHMTCPSGEEAMEKYSQLMSHYEELQPQAAVVKALGELDILLSWMEMD, encoded by the exons ATGAAAGGCTCTGGTCTTCCCCTCTGCCTTCTTTCTGCTGTGTTTTATGTCTTCTGGACACCTTCTGCCAGGCTGAAGACACTCCATTTGGGAAGCTGTGTGATCACCACAACTCTTCAGGCAATTCGAGGTGGATTTTCAGAGATACAGGACAGA CAACCCAAAGATGAAATCATTGACCTCAGAATCTTGAGGAAGACTCAGCCTTTGCAAGACACGAAG CCTGCAGGTCAGTGCTGCCTCCTCCGCCATATACTGAGACTCTACCTGGACAGAGTATTCAAAAACTAACAGACCCCTGACCACCGTATCCTCCAGAAGATCAGCGGTCTCGCCAACTCTTTTCTTACCATCAAGAAGGACCTCTGTCTCTGT CATGCCCATATGACATGCCCTAGTGGGGAAGAAGCAATGGAGAAATACAGCCAGCTTATGAGCCACTACGAAGAG CTTCAGCCTCAGGCAGCAGTGGTGAAGGCTTTGGGGGAGCTAGACATTCTCCTGAGCTGGATGGAGATGGACTAG